In Verrucomicrobiales bacterium, the sequence GGTCACCAATGACCTCACCCTGGAGGCCGGGGCGACACTCAATGCCCGTCTAGTGGTGACTGCGAATCACGTGACGATCCAAGGGAATGGCGCCTCGTTGGTCGGAACCGGCGTAGTCGACGATCTCGCATCCCTCGAGAAAGCGGGCGTGGGAGTCCAGATCGAAGGCTGTGTCAACGTGCGGATTCTAAACCTGCGCGTGCGCGGCTTCGCCAATGGACTGCTCGCCCGCAACGCGCGCGCGCTCCATCTGGAAGGCTGCGACTTCTCGGACAACTACAGCAACCCCAAGCACGGATGGGGGGAGTTACCACCGCGCGGTGGCATTCTCTTCGAGAAAGTCCGGGACAGTGTCGTCCGGCACACCAAAGCCAACCGAGTGTGGGACGGGATCCACCTGGTGGATTCGGATGACAACTTAGTCGAGGACAACGACTTCTCCCACTGCTCCAACACCTGCGCCAAACTGTGGCACGCGTCCCGAAATCGATTCCTGCGCAACAATCTGTCCTACGGCATCCGTATCGACCGCGCCGCCGGCGAGGTTCATGCACGAGACTCCACGTCAGTGCTCATCGAGACCGGATCCGACGACAATTACTGGTTCCGCAACGACATCACCCACGGCGGCGACGGCATTTTCATTCGCGTGCTCAATGGTTGGGTCTCCCGCGGCAATGTCTTCGTCGAGAACGACACCTCCTACGCAAATAACAACTGCATCGAATCCTGGAGCCCGGGCAATACTTACATTCGCAACAAAGCCAATCATGGCAGCTATGGATTCTGGCTCGGCGGAAGCGATCAAACCGTGCTGATCGGCAACGAAGCAGGGTTCAATGGCCTAACCAACGGCTACCACCAGGCGCCCGAGCCCGGATTCCGTCACGGCGGCATCGTCATTGTCGGCGGCCCCTCCAGCCACACCCTTATCAGCGGTAATTGGTGTCATAACAACAATGGGGGCGGCATCGTGTTTCGAGGCGATGTCGGCTCGAAGGGCAAACGCTGGAGCACCGAGCACTGGATCGTACAGCAGAACCGCCTCGAATCCAACCGCTGGGGAATCTGGGGTCGCTGGGGTAACGGGGTTTGGCTGGGGAACAACACGTTCCAAGGCAACAGCGAGCCCGTTCTCTTCACGGACTGCACCGACGTTCAGTCCCGAACGAACGAGGCGGTGCGCCTGGCTCCCATCGCGGAGATGGTTGGAAGCGCGCGGGGAACGGTCGGTCAACCGGTGATCCTCGATGCTCAAGGGAGCCGGGATCCGGAAGGACGAGAACTCCGCTTTCTCTGGCGAGCCGGGGAAGTGAGGTCGGAAGGAGCTGTGTTCCGTCATACCTTCACCGAACCGGGTTTCTACCGGGTCGGACTCACGGTCGACAACGGAGTCTTGGCCGATCTCCAATGGCGCGACTTGGTGGTTGCCGCACCGGTGGACCAGGAGATCGGAACCGAAAGTCATGCCTCTCAGTGGGGATTCGAGCTGGAGGGTAACTCCGGTAGCCGAGGCCGGGTTCAGTTTCAGGAGGACCCGGATGCGGTCGTCGGGAAGAACTCCCTGCGTTGGAGCCCGGATCCTTACCCCGGCCAGTATGCCACCGTCTTCTTTCCGGCCACAGGCCAAGCCCACTGGGATTGGTCCAAGAAAAAGCAGATCCGGTTCTGGATCAAAGCCACCAACCCCAATTTGCCGGGATTTCAGAATGCGGGTCCGGTGTTTTGGATCCACACTACCTCAGGCAAGGTCAAACTGGAGCCGGCGGAGGGCAGGAATTTGTTTGGGGATCTTCCCTTCAGCGAGGCCCGCTGGACCTGGATGCCGGTGTCGATCCCGCTGGCAGGGGACAAGGACTGGAGGCGTTCTCAAGAAGGGCCCGCCGATCTCCAGTCGGTCAGCCGATTGGGCATCGCGCTGGACTCCTGGGGTGGGAGCCCTTTCACCATCTGGATCGACGGACTGTCGGCGGAATAAACTGAAGCAGGAGAGACCGACTTTTTGCGCAGTAACCGGATCACGCGGATCACACGGAGGGGACCGAGAATCGGAAAGCCGAAACATCGAATT encodes:
- a CDS encoding right-handed parallel beta-helix repeat-containing protein, whose amino-acid sequence is MAPILPTHRRALLPASTLAASLLLLTFVISIPAAVRDIVVTNDLTLEAGATLNARLVVTANHVTIQGNGASLVGTGVVDDLASLEKAGVGVQIEGCVNVRILNLRVRGFANGLLARNARALHLEGCDFSDNYSNPKHGWGELPPRGGILFEKVRDSVVRHTKANRVWDGIHLVDSDDNLVEDNDFSHCSNTCAKLWHASRNRFLRNNLSYGIRIDRAAGEVHARDSTSVLIETGSDDNYWFRNDITHGGDGIFIRVLNGWVSRGNVFVENDTSYANNNCIESWSPGNTYIRNKANHGSYGFWLGGSDQTVLIGNEAGFNGLTNGYHQAPEPGFRHGGIVIVGGPSSHTLISGNWCHNNNGGGIVFRGDVGSKGKRWSTEHWIVQQNRLESNRWGIWGRWGNGVWLGNNTFQGNSEPVLFTDCTDVQSRTNEAVRLAPIAEMVGSARGTVGQPVILDAQGSRDPEGRELRFLWRAGEVRSEGAVFRHTFTEPGFYRVGLTVDNGVLADLQWRDLVVAAPVDQEIGTESHASQWGFELEGNSGSRGRVQFQEDPDAVVGKNSLRWSPDPYPGQYATVFFPATGQAHWDWSKKKQIRFWIKATNPNLPGFQNAGPVFWIHTTSGKVKLEPAEGRNLFGDLPFSEARWTWMPVSIPLAGDKDWRRSQEGPADLQSVSRLGIALDSWGGSPFTIWIDGLSAE